Proteins from one Corynebacterium epidermidicanis genomic window:
- the leuA gene encoding 2-isopropylmalate synthase, giving the protein MTTATDSFITAPAELTKPAGEIPAGQPAWNKQRPSAMPVNRYQPYDVEVQDFQLEDRTWPSKRITKAPQWCAVDLRDGNQALIDPMSPERKRRMFNLLVQMGFKEIEVGFPSASQTDFDFVREIIEKDMIPADVTIQVLVQAREHLIRRTFEACAGAKNVIVHFYNSTSILQRDVVFRKDKATIKKLATDAAELIKTIAQDYPDTNWRWEYSPESYTGTEVEFALEVCNAVTAVMEPTPEKPLIINLPSTVEMITPNVYADSIEWMSRHLDRREAIILSLHPHNDRGTGVATAELGYMAGADRIEGCLFGNGERTGNVCLVTLGLNMLTQGVDPCLDFSDIDLIRRTVEYCNQLRVPERHPYGGDLVFTAFSGSHQDAVNKGFDALRASGSDIWEVPYLPIDPKDVGRTYEAVIRVNSQSGKGGVSYILKTDHGIQLPRAMQVEFSSVVQAVTDAEGGEVSSKAMWDIFATTYLDSTSPLELVSVHVNDDESSDGRKFSVRADVEYRGTAYSLSGTGNGPLAAYANALETLRIDVEIQEYTQHARSAGDDAEAAAYVLANVNGDLVWGCGIDPSITNASIAAVTSAVNRAL; this is encoded by the coding sequence ATGACCACTGCCACCGATTCTTTCATTACAGCTCCCGCAGAATTGACCAAGCCTGCCGGGGAGATTCCGGCCGGCCAGCCCGCCTGGAATAAGCAGCGGCCGTCGGCAATGCCCGTGAACCGCTACCAGCCTTACGATGTCGAGGTGCAGGATTTCCAGCTGGAGGACCGCACTTGGCCGTCGAAACGCATCACGAAGGCCCCGCAGTGGTGTGCTGTGGACCTGCGCGACGGCAACCAGGCGTTGATTGATCCGATGAGCCCGGAGCGCAAGCGGCGGATGTTTAATCTGCTGGTGCAGATGGGTTTCAAGGAGATCGAGGTCGGGTTCCCTAGTGCTTCGCAGACGGATTTCGATTTTGTCCGCGAGATCATCGAGAAGGACATGATCCCCGCAGACGTCACTATCCAGGTGCTGGTGCAGGCGCGCGAGCACCTGATTCGACGCACATTTGAGGCCTGCGCGGGCGCGAAGAATGTGATCGTGCATTTCTACAACTCGACGTCGATACTGCAGCGCGATGTGGTGTTCCGCAAGGACAAGGCCACGATCAAGAAGCTGGCTACCGACGCCGCGGAGCTCATCAAGACGATTGCCCAGGACTACCCGGATACGAACTGGCGTTGGGAATATTCGCCAGAGTCCTACACCGGGACCGAGGTGGAGTTCGCGCTCGAGGTATGTAACGCGGTGACCGCCGTGATGGAACCAACGCCGGAGAAACCGCTGATCATCAACCTGCCGTCGACGGTGGAAATGATCACTCCCAACGTGTACGCGGACTCCATCGAGTGGATGAGCCGCCACCTAGACAGGCGAGAAGCCATCATCTTGTCTCTGCACCCGCACAACGACCGTGGTACCGGCGTCGCAACAGCCGAGCTGGGCTATATGGCTGGTGCCGACCGCATCGAGGGCTGTCTGTTCGGCAACGGCGAACGCACCGGCAACGTCTGCCTGGTCACCCTCGGCCTGAACATGCTGACCCAAGGTGTGGACCCTTGCCTGGACTTTTCCGACATTGACCTGATCCGACGCACGGTCGAATACTGCAACCAGCTGCGCGTCCCGGAACGCCACCCCTACGGTGGCGACCTGGTTTTTACCGCGTTTTCCGGTTCGCACCAGGATGCCGTCAACAAGGGTTTCGATGCCCTGCGCGCCTCCGGTTCGGACATCTGGGAGGTGCCTTACCTGCCGATCGACCCGAAGGATGTGGGACGCACCTACGAAGCGGTCATCCGCGTCAACAGTCAGTCCGGCAAGGGTGGTGTCTCCTACATCCTCAAGACGGACCACGGCATCCAGCTGCCCCGGGCGATGCAGGTGGAGTTCTCCTCGGTGGTGCAGGCCGTCACTGATGCCGAGGGTGGCGAAGTAAGTTCCAAGGCGATGTGGGACATTTTCGCCACCACTTACCTGGACTCCACTTCCCCACTTGAGCTGGTGTCCGTGCATGTCAACGACGATGAAAGCTCCGACGGCCGTAAGTTCAGCGTCCGCGCCGATGTCGAATACCGTGGCACCGCGTACTCCCTCAGCGGCACTGGAAACGGCCCGCTGGCCGCCTACGCGAACGCGCTGGAAACGCTGAGAATCGACGTCGAAATCCAGGAGTACACGCAGCACGCTCGCTCCGCAGGTGACGACGCCGAAGCCGCCGCCTACGTGCTCGCCAACGTCAATGGTGACCTTGTGTGGGGTTGTGGCATCGATCCGTCGATCACCAATGCTTCCATCGCTGCGGTTACTTCCGCGGTCAATCGAGCGCTCTAG
- a CDS encoding aspartate-semialdehyde dehydrogenase, with protein sequence MTTVAVVGATGQVGRVMRAILEERNFPCDDIRFFASARSAGSTLPFRGKDITVEDLAEATEESLRGIDIALFSAGGSTSKQYAPIFAAAGAIVVDNSSAWRKDDEVPLIVSEVNPDQAENLVKGIIANPNCTTMAAMPVLKPLHDRAGLQRLHVSSYQAVSGSGVAGVAALAGQVGELDDPTVLAHEGSQLAPADLGPYVAPIAFNAVPLAGSLVDDGSLETDEEQKLRNESRKILGIPELKVAGTCVRVPVFTGHTLTIHAEFERPITVEEAKTLLADAPGVSLVDVPTPLAATGIDESLVGRIRQDQTVDDNRGLVLVVSGDNLRKGAALNTIQIAELLV encoded by the coding sequence ATGACCACAGTTGCAGTCGTAGGCGCCACCGGCCAGGTCGGCCGCGTGATGCGCGCAATCCTCGAAGAGCGAAACTTCCCTTGTGATGACATCCGCTTCTTCGCCTCGGCGCGCTCCGCGGGCAGCACCCTGCCTTTCCGGGGCAAGGACATCACCGTGGAAGACCTCGCCGAGGCCACCGAAGAGTCCCTCCGCGGTATTGATATCGCCCTGTTTTCCGCAGGTGGTAGCACCTCCAAGCAGTACGCACCGATCTTCGCTGCTGCCGGGGCCATCGTCGTGGATAATTCCTCCGCATGGCGTAAAGACGACGAAGTTCCCCTCATCGTCTCTGAAGTTAACCCGGATCAGGCGGAGAACCTGGTCAAGGGCATCATCGCGAACCCGAACTGCACCACGATGGCAGCGATGCCAGTCCTCAAGCCACTGCACGACCGCGCGGGGCTGCAGCGACTGCACGTATCGAGCTACCAGGCCGTCTCCGGATCCGGCGTGGCTGGGGTGGCAGCTCTGGCCGGCCAGGTCGGAGAACTTGACGACCCGACCGTGCTCGCACACGAAGGCTCGCAGCTCGCCCCCGCTGACTTGGGCCCATACGTCGCCCCGATCGCCTTCAATGCCGTGCCCCTGGCCGGCAGCCTTGTCGACGACGGCTCCCTAGAAACCGACGAAGAACAAAAGCTACGCAACGAATCCCGGAAAATCCTGGGGATCCCTGAACTCAAAGTTGCAGGTACCTGCGTGCGCGTGCCAGTTTTTACCGGGCATACCCTCACGATTCACGCCGAGTTCGAGCGCCCGATCACCGTTGAGGAAGCGAAGACGCTGCTCGCAGACGCACCCGGCGTGAGCTTGGTCGACGTTCCCACGCCGCTCGCAGCGACCGGAATCGATGAATCCTTGGTTGGGCGTATCCGCCAAGACCAAACGGTCGATGACAACCGCGGCTTGGTGCTCGTCGTATCCGGCGACAACCTGCGTAAAGGCGCTGCGCTGAACACGATTCAGATCGCGGAGTTGTTGGTTTAG
- a CDS encoding DMT family transporter, with translation MQSNLLAVLFALASALTIAWGTVVRHRIAEAAPQGGNAAILAAMKRPLWWAGMSTAIIAYVLQVVALGFGPLLVVQPILVMSLMFTLPLSAHYDGRRITVSEMTWASILTVSVSVLVLLGRPLPGDSHPPLEKWFIPGGIGILILFALDRFAYRQIRREKALLLGIVCGGTFGFVAVFSKAVADIFRLYGPLGLLTNWETYALVAAATIGTVVQQSSFNAGALKNSLPAMKSGEPVFAFTLSYLILGEKFQATDLEWLWMAIAAFLMIFSTVMLSRRGVG, from the coding sequence GTGCAAAGTAATCTTCTGGCTGTGCTGTTCGCGCTCGCGTCCGCACTTACGATCGCTTGGGGCACCGTGGTGCGCCATCGCATCGCAGAAGCAGCACCCCAAGGAGGTAACGCCGCCATCCTCGCCGCTATGAAGCGGCCACTGTGGTGGGCGGGCATGTCCACCGCCATCATCGCCTACGTACTGCAAGTCGTTGCCTTAGGCTTTGGGCCGTTGCTGGTGGTGCAGCCCATCTTGGTGATGTCACTGATGTTCACACTGCCACTATCCGCACACTACGACGGCCGACGCATCACAGTCAGCGAAATGACCTGGGCTTCCATACTCACCGTCTCAGTTTCCGTGCTTGTTCTACTGGGACGCCCCCTACCCGGCGATTCCCACCCACCCCTGGAAAAGTGGTTCATCCCTGGCGGGATCGGCATCTTGATCCTGTTTGCACTAGACCGGTTCGCCTACCGACAGATCCGCCGCGAAAAAGCCCTACTCTTGGGGATCGTTTGTGGCGGAACCTTTGGCTTCGTGGCAGTTTTCTCCAAAGCAGTCGCCGACATCTTCCGCCTCTACGGCCCCCTCGGGCTACTAACCAACTGGGAAACCTACGCACTGGTCGCGGCAGCAACCATCGGGACTGTCGTCCAACAATCATCCTTCAACGCAGGCGCACTGAAGAACTCGCTCCCAGCCATGAAAAGCGGCGAACCCGTCTTCGCCTTCACCCTCTCCTACCTCATCCTAGGCGAAAAGTTCCAGGCCACCGACCTCGAATGGCTATGGATGGCGATCGCCGCCTTCCTCATGATCTTTTCCACCGTCATGCTTTCCCGACGTGGCGTTGGTTAA
- a CDS encoding aspartate kinase translates to MALIVQKYGGSSLETAERIRAVAERIVATKKQGHDVVVVCSAMGDTTDELLDLAAQVNPVPPGREMDMLLTAGERISNALVAMAIESFGAKAQSFTGSQAGVITTEKHGNARIVEVTPGRVREALDKGRICLVAGFQGVNRESKDVTTLGRGGSDTTAVALAAALKADVCEIYSDVDGVYTADPRIVSNAKKLEKLSFEEMLELAAVGSKILVLRSVEYARAFGVPMRVRSSYSNDPGTLVAGSMEDIPVEEATLTGVATDNSEAKITIVGIQDSPGAAAKIFRTVADAEINIDMVLQNVSAIENNLTDITFTCPRSEGPRAVEMLKKIQEAEGWANVLYDDQVGKVSLVGAGMKSHPGVTATFCETLRDHGINIELISTSEIRISVLIRESELPEAARALHAAFELGGDEEAKVYAGTGR, encoded by the coding sequence ATGGCACTCATCGTGCAAAAGTATGGCGGTTCTTCGTTGGAAACCGCAGAGCGAATTCGGGCTGTGGCGGAGCGAATCGTCGCGACCAAGAAGCAGGGGCATGACGTCGTGGTGGTGTGCTCGGCAATGGGTGACACCACTGATGAATTGCTGGATCTGGCTGCCCAGGTCAATCCAGTGCCGCCGGGCCGGGAAATGGACATGTTGCTGACGGCCGGCGAGCGAATTTCGAACGCGCTGGTAGCTATGGCGATCGAGTCGTTTGGGGCGAAGGCGCAGTCGTTTACCGGGTCGCAAGCTGGCGTTATCACCACCGAGAAGCACGGCAATGCGCGCATCGTGGAGGTTACCCCGGGACGAGTGCGGGAAGCGCTGGACAAGGGCCGGATCTGCCTCGTCGCTGGGTTCCAGGGCGTGAACCGTGAGTCGAAAGACGTCACCACCCTTGGGCGCGGCGGCTCGGACACTACCGCCGTCGCGCTGGCTGCCGCGCTGAAGGCCGACGTGTGCGAGATTTACTCTGATGTCGACGGCGTCTACACCGCCGACCCGCGCATCGTGTCCAACGCCAAGAAGCTAGAGAAGCTCAGCTTCGAAGAAATGCTGGAGCTCGCAGCAGTCGGCTCGAAAATTTTGGTGCTGCGCAGCGTGGAGTATGCCCGCGCATTTGGAGTTCCGATGCGCGTCCGTTCGTCGTATAGCAATGACCCCGGCACCCTCGTCGCCGGTTCTATGGAGGATATCCCAGTGGAAGAAGCAACGCTCACCGGTGTAGCAACCGACAACTCTGAGGCAAAGATCACCATCGTTGGCATCCAGGATTCCCCTGGGGCGGCGGCGAAAATCTTCCGCACCGTCGCGGATGCCGAGATCAACATCGACATGGTGCTGCAAAACGTCTCGGCAATCGAGAACAATCTCACCGACATCACTTTCACCTGCCCTCGCTCGGAGGGGCCGCGTGCTGTCGAGATGCTGAAGAAGATTCAGGAGGCCGAGGGGTGGGCCAACGTGCTTTACGACGACCAAGTCGGCAAGGTATCCCTCGTGGGCGCAGGTATGAAGTCCCACCCAGGAGTGACCGCAACCTTCTGCGAAACGCTGCGTGACCACGGCATCAATATTGAACTCATCTCCACCTCCGAGATCCGTATCTCTGTGCTGATTCGCGAATCCGAGCTCCCAGAAGCGGCCCGCGCACTCCACGCCGCCTTCGAGCTTGGTGGCGATGAAGAGGCAAAGGTCTACGCTGGAACCGGACGATAG
- a CDS encoding glycosyltransferase family protein, producing the protein MTAPAAPRQSLPRIHPDWFWAAGVFLVTSAVRLLVVLLLADERGKSLTSVLDRWDAMHYQAIARGGYFETGPGIPANDFETRLAFFPLFPFTMRLVSEITGLSLFQAGILINVVAGTALVAAAMFIAGHMGAGLRGRIAAGVLVAGAPMALTYNMTYTEAMFAAFAYWALWAMLQRRWWLAGVLVFFTCLTRLTGIDLFIVFAIVVLAWGRTRLSAWIALVISSLGLISYLGFVQSHTRDIGGYFGLQKKGWNSTFDFGESVLRFLRWGFSGTSDSWVVICGFFILATVVCLLATLPSALGSVRSGGGLGQVGGVAGVGESALPWPVWLFSAGVAANILLSDGVLTARPRLLLPAIICLLPVALAISRGFVGDGVETGSGVAADGSPDEMRVSGGLSTALRVMSYLRWGLLLLSWVVFGALISGHPLIATKWAI; encoded by the coding sequence ATGACCGCACCCGCTGCACCTCGACAATCCCTTCCGCGAATCCACCCCGACTGGTTCTGGGCGGCCGGGGTGTTCCTGGTTACGAGCGCGGTGCGGCTGCTAGTTGTCCTGCTGCTTGCCGACGAACGTGGCAAGTCACTGACCAGCGTCTTGGACCGGTGGGACGCCATGCACTACCAAGCGATCGCGCGCGGCGGCTACTTTGAAACCGGGCCGGGGATTCCGGCGAATGACTTCGAGACGAGACTCGCTTTCTTCCCGCTGTTCCCATTCACGATGCGACTAGTCAGCGAAATCACGGGGCTGTCGCTGTTCCAGGCCGGGATCCTCATCAACGTAGTGGCCGGCACGGCACTGGTTGCAGCGGCGATGTTTATCGCAGGGCACATGGGGGCAGGACTTCGGGGGCGCATCGCGGCCGGAGTACTTGTCGCGGGAGCGCCGATGGCGCTGACCTACAACATGACGTACACCGAAGCGATGTTCGCGGCCTTCGCCTACTGGGCACTGTGGGCGATGCTGCAACGACGCTGGTGGCTGGCTGGAGTGCTGGTCTTCTTCACCTGCCTCACGCGACTTACCGGCATCGACCTGTTCATTGTCTTCGCGATCGTCGTCCTAGCGTGGGGGCGCACCCGTCTGTCAGCCTGGATCGCGCTCGTGATTTCGTCACTGGGACTCATCAGCTACCTCGGCTTCGTGCAGAGCCACACCCGCGACATCGGAGGATACTTCGGACTACAGAAGAAGGGATGGAATTCCACCTTTGACTTCGGTGAATCCGTCCTGAGGTTTTTGCGCTGGGGCTTCTCCGGCACCTCTGACTCATGGGTGGTGATCTGCGGATTCTTCATTCTTGCGACAGTGGTTTGTCTGCTTGCTACGCTGCCGAGCGCGTTGGGATCGGTGCGTTCGGGTGGTGGTCTTGGTCAGGTTGGCGGTGTTGCCGGTGTTGGGGAGAGTGCGTTGCCGTGGCCGGTCTGGCTGTTTAGCGCTGGAGTGGCCGCCAACATTCTGCTTTCCGATGGAGTGCTTACTGCCCGACCCCGACTACTTCTACCAGCAATAATCTGTCTCCTACCAGTGGCTTTGGCTATTTCGCGGGGTTTTGTTGGTGATGGTGTTGAGACTGGTTCTGGTGTTGCTGCTGATGGTTCGCCTGATGAGATGCGGGTGAGTGGCGGGCTGAGCACAGCTCTTAGAGTGATGAGCTACCTCAGGTGGGGATTGTTGCTGCTCAGCTGGGTAGTTTTTGGTGCCCTGATTTCTGGACACCCGTTGATTGCCACGAAGTGGGCGATTTAG
- a CDS encoding catalase encodes MTEKSNEGLIPSVDGATTRLGGSPVASENHSVTSGEQGGNILNDFQLIEKLAHFDRERIPERVVHAKGSGAFGELHITEDVTKYTKAALFQPGTVTPMLARFSTVAGEQGSPDLWRDVRGFSLKFYTTEGNYDIVGNNTPVFFIRDGIKFPDFIHSQKRLPGSGLRDADMQWDFWTRTPESAHQVTYLMGDRGIPKGFRHMDGFGSHTYQWINEAGEPVWVKYHFKTQQGWEYFTNEESAAISNADYSRQDLYEAIERGDFPRWDVKVQIMPIADAEDYRWNPFDLTKTWSQKDYPLIPVGYFELNQNPRNFFAQIEQAAFSPSNLVPGVGFSPDKMLQARGFSYPDTQRYRLGANFEQLPVNRPVCPVNSYAQDGAATHQFNDADQPVYSPNRHSRAAGYLDDGTSSASGVTYGPATDLYVNPDPHGRDLMRAAYVHHRDDDDFIQAGILVREVLDDAARERLANNIADAMDGVSDQVELQVYEYFNRVDGWLGNRVREIFTARK; translated from the coding sequence ATGACTGAAAAAAGCAATGAAGGGTTGATTCCATCAGTTGATGGGGCGACGACCCGACTTGGGGGATCCCCTGTAGCCAGCGAGAATCACTCGGTGACCAGCGGTGAACAAGGCGGAAACATCCTCAATGATTTCCAATTGATTGAAAAGCTCGCGCATTTCGACCGTGAACGCATCCCAGAGCGCGTCGTGCATGCCAAGGGTTCCGGCGCGTTCGGTGAGCTCCACATCACCGAGGATGTGACAAAGTACACCAAGGCAGCCCTGTTCCAGCCAGGCACCGTCACCCCCATGTTGGCTCGCTTCTCGACGGTTGCCGGCGAGCAAGGTTCTCCCGACCTGTGGCGCGACGTCCGCGGTTTCTCGCTGAAGTTCTACACCACTGAGGGCAATTACGACATCGTTGGCAACAACACCCCGGTGTTCTTCATCCGCGATGGTATTAAGTTCCCTGACTTCATCCATTCGCAGAAGCGTTTGCCGGGTTCCGGTCTGCGTGATGCGGATATGCAGTGGGATTTCTGGACGCGCACTCCAGAGTCCGCTCACCAAGTTACGTACCTCATGGGTGACCGAGGTATTCCAAAGGGCTTCCGTCATATGGACGGCTTTGGATCGCACACCTACCAGTGGATCAATGAAGCAGGCGAGCCGGTGTGGGTCAAGTACCACTTCAAGACGCAGCAGGGTTGGGAGTATTTCACCAACGAAGAATCCGCGGCAATTTCCAACGCTGACTACTCCCGTCAAGACCTGTACGAAGCCATCGAGCGTGGGGACTTCCCACGTTGGGATGTCAAGGTGCAGATCATGCCTATCGCTGACGCCGAAGACTACCGCTGGAACCCGTTCGACCTGACCAAGACCTGGTCGCAGAAGGACTACCCGCTCATTCCAGTCGGATACTTCGAACTGAACCAAAACCCGCGCAACTTCTTCGCCCAAATCGAGCAAGCTGCGTTCTCGCCATCAAACCTGGTCCCAGGCGTGGGCTTCTCCCCAGACAAGATGCTGCAGGCCCGTGGCTTCTCTTACCCAGACACCCAGCGCTACCGTCTGGGCGCAAACTTCGAGCAGTTGCCGGTGAACCGGCCAGTGTGCCCGGTAAATTCCTATGCTCAGGATGGCGCCGCGACCCACCAGTTCAACGACGCTGACCAGCCGGTGTATTCGCCGAACCGCCACTCGCGGGCGGCAGGCTACCTTGACGACGGCACCTCCTCGGCAAGCGGAGTAACCTATGGGCCGGCCACCGACCTCTACGTCAACCCGGACCCGCACGGCCGGGACCTGATGCGCGCAGCCTACGTACATCACCGCGACGATGATGACTTCATTCAGGCCGGTATCCTCGTCCGCGAAGTGCTTGACGACGCCGCTCGCGAGCGACTCGCGAACAACATCGCCGACGCGATGGATGGGGTATCTGACCAGGTAGAGTTGCAGGTCTATGAGTACTTCAACCGGGTCGATGGCTGGCTCGGCAACCGGGTGCGCGAGATCTTCACGGCGCGCAAGTAG
- a CDS encoding DNA polymerase III subunit epsilon (3'-5' exonuclease of DNA polymerase III), with protein MTIEHTTQPPADPAQSESAGSASNQDRHQDRSQREAELVAAPFAVVHVDSSGIHPSTARMVALTIVLLSPTGDVVETFYQVFDSESDIGPQHLHGLTPADIADQPSFGKTLRQVNGLLDGRTLIMHNMPRTWGFVYAESKLALRNAQKRARNRTRNRRGRRRVGRVARPALLVDTLASARRAGLPLTDSRVRAVATELGVSELSAVASVERAQRPAQEVSVETAQLIGKIFFRLREHAAEYQPNNLKADRFGLQRSITRVEAMDTPSAFENPGVYEPGTRLVQGMEFVVSPDIEMDPDSVIAAGVAKGLSYGEKVTRQSSVVVCNMTSILRGKAMHADRKHIPLIDDATFLELLADVAPGVSVTKQAAPTRTASPVTVQKPKPRGRRRSSRSNKPNRAGQTNRAPQQEA; from the coding sequence ATGACTATCGAGCACACCACGCAGCCGCCTGCCGACCCCGCCCAGAGTGAATCGGCAGGCTCCGCGAGCAATCAGGATCGCCACCAAGACCGTTCCCAGCGGGAGGCCGAACTCGTCGCCGCGCCATTTGCCGTGGTCCATGTCGATTCTTCGGGCATCCACCCGTCGACAGCTCGGATGGTGGCGCTCACTATCGTGCTGCTCAGCCCAACCGGCGACGTCGTGGAGACGTTTTACCAGGTCTTTGACTCCGAATCCGACATCGGCCCGCAACACCTGCACGGGCTCACGCCGGCAGACATTGCGGATCAACCGAGCTTCGGCAAGACACTCCGGCAGGTCAACGGGCTTCTCGACGGCCGAACCCTCATCATGCACAACATGCCTCGCACCTGGGGTTTTGTTTACGCCGAGTCGAAGCTGGCCTTGCGCAATGCGCAGAAGCGGGCCCGGAATCGGACTCGGAACCGTCGAGGCCGACGTCGCGTCGGGCGGGTAGCCCGCCCAGCGTTGCTCGTGGATACCTTGGCCTCCGCACGTCGCGCCGGATTACCGCTCACGGATTCCCGGGTGCGCGCCGTGGCCACCGAGTTGGGAGTCAGCGAGCTGTCGGCCGTAGCTTCGGTCGAGCGGGCACAGCGCCCGGCGCAGGAGGTCAGCGTGGAGACCGCGCAGCTGATCGGAAAGATCTTCTTCCGGCTGCGCGAGCACGCCGCCGAGTACCAGCCCAACAATTTGAAAGCTGACCGGTTCGGGCTACAACGCTCCATCACACGAGTGGAAGCCATGGATACCCCGAGCGCATTCGAAAACCCAGGGGTTTACGAGCCCGGAACACGACTCGTGCAGGGCATGGAGTTTGTGGTGAGCCCGGACATTGAAATGGATCCCGACTCGGTGATCGCGGCGGGCGTCGCCAAAGGCCTGTCCTACGGCGAGAAGGTAACCAGGCAGTCCAGCGTGGTGGTGTGCAACATGACCTCTATCCTGCGCGGAAAGGCCATGCACGCGGATCGAAAGCACATCCCGCTTATCGACGACGCGACGTTCCTCGAACTCCTCGCCGATGTGGCACCCGGGGTAAGCGTCACGAAGCAAGCTGCTCCTACGCGTACCGCTTCCCCGGTAACGGTGCAGAAGCCGAAACCGCGCGGACGCAGGCGGAGCTCACGCAGCAACAAACCAAACCGAGCGGGGCAAACGAACCGAGCACCGCAGCAGGAAGCCTAG
- a CDS encoding MurT ligase domain-containing protein: MKLPSPLQRARTALAATAAAAATKASQLSGRGAGGMIGGLVANAIDPNIMAYLGGGRPVALVTGTNGKSTTTRMLVGALRTKFSVATNDGGDNMDAGIIAALLKGKDASHIVLECDELHVPAVADRLKPSALVLLNLTRDQLDRVGEINKIERTLRAAVNKHPEMTVIANCDDVHVTSVAFDSPNVIWVSAGAGWVGDSVSCPRTGGHVVRDGADWYAVKPLPDGREFRRPTPTWEISADGVTHDGTITPLHLALPGNANRGNATQAIAAATTFGVSLPEALRAAEAVDNVAGRYSTIRFEQWDVHMILAKNPAGWQEALSMVDRTADGLVIAVNGQVADGEDLSWLWDVSFEDFTDSHVHAAGERGTDLAVRLTYASISHDLHDSPLAAIRSCPPGRVEVLANYTAFRDLKKALS; encoded by the coding sequence ATGAAGTTACCGTCTCCTCTGCAACGTGCCCGCACGGCGCTGGCAGCCACCGCAGCTGCCGCGGCTACGAAGGCTTCGCAGCTCTCCGGACGTGGCGCCGGTGGCATGATTGGTGGTTTGGTCGCCAACGCGATCGACCCGAACATCATGGCGTATCTTGGTGGCGGGCGTCCGGTGGCGCTGGTCACCGGCACGAACGGCAAGTCTACGACCACCAGGATGTTGGTCGGCGCACTGCGCACCAAGTTCAGCGTCGCTACTAATGATGGTGGCGATAATATGGACGCCGGCATCATCGCGGCATTGCTCAAAGGCAAGGACGCGTCCCATATTGTCTTGGAGTGCGATGAGCTGCACGTTCCGGCGGTAGCTGACCGGTTGAAGCCAAGCGCTCTTGTGTTGCTGAACCTGACTCGCGACCAGCTGGATCGGGTGGGCGAGATCAACAAGATTGAGCGGACGCTGCGGGCTGCGGTAAACAAGCACCCAGAGATGACCGTGATCGCGAACTGCGATGATGTTCATGTCACCTCGGTCGCATTCGACTCCCCCAATGTCATTTGGGTGTCTGCTGGTGCGGGCTGGGTTGGCGATTCCGTCTCCTGTCCACGCACCGGTGGCCATGTGGTGCGCGATGGTGCGGACTGGTATGCGGTCAAACCGCTTCCCGACGGCCGCGAGTTCCGCCGCCCCACCCCGACCTGGGAGATTAGTGCTGATGGCGTGACGCATGACGGCACCATTACCCCGTTGCATTTGGCGTTGCCGGGCAACGCGAACCGTGGCAACGCCACCCAGGCGATCGCTGCGGCCACAACTTTTGGAGTGTCGCTTCCTGAAGCTCTCCGGGCCGCTGAAGCCGTGGATAATGTCGCCGGCCGCTATTCGACGATCCGTTTTGAGCAGTGGGATGTCCACATGATTCTGGCCAAGAACCCGGCTGGTTGGCAGGAAGCTCTGTCGATGGTGGATCGCACCGCTGATGGCCTGGTCATTGCGGTCAATGGCCAGGTTGCGGACGGGGAGGATCTGTCCTGGCTGTGGGACGTGTCTTTTGAGGACTTCACTGATTCCCACGTTCACGCTGCTGGCGAGCGTGGTACCGACCTTGCCGTTCGCCTCACCTACGCCTCCATCTCGCATGACTTGCACGATTCCCCACTGGCAGCGATCCGTTCCTGCCCGCCGGGTCGGGTAGAGGTGCTCGCCAATTACACTGCGTTCCGCGACCTTAAGAAGGCTCTGTCATGA
- a CDS encoding RNA polymerase sigma factor: protein MKVVGSLGVKYSKDRNDEYVTELALLAGKGDRAALTEFIEATQGDVWRLLAHLGGRDIADDLTQETYLRVIGALPRFSARSSARTWLLSLARRVWVDNIRHDMARPRKANAALEDTADTESSSSWTEWIDARMLIDSLSPERREALILTQVLGYSYEEAARIADVRLGTIRSRVARARADMIEAAGLQSQQRNGLRAM from the coding sequence ATGAAGGTGGTAGGCTCACTAGGCGTGAAGTACTCCAAGGATCGCAACGACGAATACGTCACTGAGCTGGCACTTTTAGCAGGGAAAGGCGACCGCGCCGCCCTGACTGAATTTATCGAAGCCACCCAAGGTGACGTTTGGCGACTCCTTGCCCACCTCGGAGGGCGCGACATTGCCGACGACCTAACCCAGGAAACCTATCTGCGCGTAATTGGAGCACTCCCCCGCTTTTCTGCTCGATCTTCCGCGCGCACCTGGCTGCTGTCACTTGCGCGTCGCGTATGGGTCGACAACATCCGCCACGACATGGCGCGGCCCCGCAAAGCCAACGCAGCCCTCGAAGACACCGCAGACACCGAATCTTCTAGCTCCTGGACAGAATGGATTGACGCCCGTATGCTGATCGACTCGCTCTCTCCGGAGCGTCGTGAGGCTCTCATTTTGACGCAGGTGTTGGGCTATTCCTATGAGGAAGCTGCCCGGATTGCCGATGTCCGACTCGGCACCATTCGATCCCGAGTTGCCCGTGCACGCGCCGACATGATCGAAGCCGCGGGGTTGCAAAGTCAGCAGCGCAACGGCCTGCGCGCCATGTAA